In Setaria viridis chromosome 5, Setaria_viridis_v4.0, whole genome shotgun sequence, the genomic stretch AGCAGGCCCGCCCGGCCCCTAGAAAGAGAAAGTAGAGAGAGAAAGTGGAAAAGGGGGGCCACCAACTAGTGCTGTGGAGTACTAGGGTCCATCAACTGCTAGTAGAGCCTAAAGTTCTCACATCACATAaacctttctctctctctctctcgcccccccccccccccccccccccccccccccccccccccccgggctcACCTCTATTTCTTCCTCATCTTTCCGGGACCTCCAAGTCTTCCCTCCTCCCCACCACACCCACCCCGCCCGGACCCCGGTGCTGCGCCCTGCAGGCGGAGGAGACCAGGGAGAGAGACGGACGGTGAGTCGCCTCTCGTTCGATTCCTCGCGGTTTCGCCCGCCCTCGTTCGGGTTCGGGATTCTCGGACCTGCATTCCCCTCCGGGGAGAACTGGTTCGGACGCGTTTTCGCGAGGGCGAGGGGTTTTCAATCTGCTTCTAGTTCCTCGATTTTGTTTATCCTCTCGTGGGTTTCCGCTCGATCATTTTTTCTGGATTTTTTGggttctagatttttttttccggaGGGGTTAATCACCGCTGTTTTTCTATAAGGGATTAGAAATCGTGCTAATTTGATTCGATTTGTTCGTGCTGTTTCAGTACTTGATTGATGAGGAGGCTGCCGTGAGGAAACAACTCTGCGAGGCGAGAGAACTGCTGGTGAGACAAAGGTGAGACTGAGAATCTGAGGTGATGATGATTGATTAATCACTAAGGCCTGGCTTTGCCCTTTCGTTTTGTTTGGATTCTCTGAGTGATGATGCGCCCATCTGGATTGCCTGTTACTCCTCTCCTGATGCTTTATTCGCTGATGAATATGTATTGCTTACAAGCGAAGCAATCCATTAAAGAAAAAACATGCTGTACTGCAATCGAATTCATTAAACCCCTTTTAGTTCTGATTGCATAGCTACTAATTCCTATTGCTTTTGGATTGGTTTTtccataagaaaaaaaatgatccaGCTGATGCCATTTCTCCTGGCCCCGTGATGTTCTGAAACTGATAGTGCTCCTGTAAAATTGCTGTAGTTGAAACTGATAGTGCTCCTGTAAAATTTCTGTAGTTGAAACTGATAGTGGTAGTGGTAGGAATCAGACTTTGTTAAGTTGTtagtgttaaaaaaaaaggttgccAGATAACTAAGTTATTAACACCCCAAAACTGCAGTGCGAAGCAAGCTAGAGGCGACCAAATGGCAACTGACTCCTCGGCCCTGCAAGCTTCCCCTGAGTCGATTGCGCAAAAGATGGGATTCTTCAAGGTCCCTGACATTCTTATCAAACTGAGCACCAGTTTGAGCGAATTGGATGTGGTCCGCAGTCCAACATCGCCTTTAGACCTCAAGTTCTTCACAGGCCTTGGTACCAAATCACCCAGATCATCTTCCCTTGATGCCTGCCAGAACCAGAAGATCTTGCTTGGTGACAGGGTTGGGCTTGGACTTGTGGATTCCCTCGCTGATGAGAATCCCACTCCCCTGGGCAGTAGGAAGGTCCTTCTTGGATCTGAAATGAGGATTACTGATAATCCATCCCTCAAGAACAGCTCCACTGCTCCTGTTCAAGCTGGGGAGGTTGAGCAGAAGAATGATAATATGTCTGATGGACTCGAGGGTAGTATCATGTCCCTTGATGACATTGTCAATTCAGAGGACTACACCTGTGTTGTCTCCCGTGGCCCTAACCCTAAAACTACCCACATTTTTGGAGATCGTGTTTTTGAGCTTCAAGTTGAGCACCTGATGCCTGCTGAGAGTAAGGATGAGGAGAACATGTCTCCTCTTGCGAAAGAGGGTGCCATGAGCTTCTGTAGATTTTGCAGTGAGAAGCTCAAAGAAGGGAAAGACATCTACATCTATCAGTAAGTGATCAAGTGTAGTAAAGGAACCACTGTTATGGGTGTTTTTTGTTTGCTCAATAGACCTGTGATTCTTCTGATTGTTGATTGATGTTTGGCATCCTGTGTTTCAATTGCAGGGGTGACAAAGCCTTTTGCAGCTCAGAGTGCAGGGAGAATttcatggaagatgagatggaAGAATACCATCCTGCACCTCCAAGCAGCTCACCCTTGGACAATGGTCCTATTTTCCAACTGATCCGTTGAGTGAACACCAGCAGCAACTTGATATGGTCGTATCTGAAGTGCTGTCCGAGGTTAATAAGTTGCAGCCATGGATGTGATCATGTTTGCGGAGTTGTTGCCTGGAGATTTTGTTTGGTGCGGCACTGATGATTTACCTCACCTATTGAGTTCTTTGTTTTGCGTACTTGGATCCTCGAATTTTTTGGAGGAGTCCGAAGAATGACTGTACCTCTGGTCATATTATTATCTTGATCGGAGATgggcgtgtgcgtgtgtgtctgaagtctgaacttgaGTTTGGTTGTTTGGACCTCATTTTCAGTGGCTGTCGAATGTTTCGACGCTTCTGTTACTCATGTATCTGAACCTATGTTTTCGGCATGTATTTCTAAAGGAAATGAACTATAATATCAATAAATGTTCTGTTGCTTAACTTGTTTCCTCAATTGATTCCAAGCCATATCTGATTGCACATCTGATTGTTAGCTGGAGGTTTGTATTCATATGCAAGCATGCAATCGTTAACATCACAGTGAGTACATCGGCATCAATCACAAACACCTTGCAGCAGTTTCCTGGTGGCCTCTGTCTACGTGGATAAACTTAGAACTTTCATTGTAGTAATTTTAGCATGTAATTTACTGCAGCTCCATTGGGACCGCATTCAATATTGCTGAATTGATCGTCATGTTACTGTCGTT encodes the following:
- the LOC117857611 gene encoding FCS-Like Zinc finger 10 encodes the protein MATDSSALQASPESIAQKMGFFKVPDILIKLSTSLSELDVVRSPTSPLDLKFFTGLGTKSPRSSSLDACQNQKILLGDRVGLGLVDSLADENPTPLGSRKVLLGSEMRITDNPSLKNSSTAPVQAGEVEQKNDNMSDGLEGSIMSLDDIVNSEDYTCVVSRGPNPKTTHIFGDRVFELQVEHLMPAESKDEENMSPLAKEGAMSFCRFCSEKLKEGKDIYIYQGDKAFCSSECRENFMEDEMEEYHPAPPSSSPLDNGPIFQLIR